The Komagataella phaffii GS115 chromosome 4, complete sequence genome includes the window AGAGGGGGGACGGATATGATACAAACGGATGAGATATAAGTCACTCAGAGTTGGACTTGATCAAACCTGCTAGAACACTCTgtgatttgaaaagttgaataaATTAATAATAGGCAAACACCAACTAGGAACCTACACCAAGTTATGAAGGAGCTTGGAAAGGATTATAAAAAATGCGATTACCTAATACACACACGATGCCTGAGCGGTTAATGTGAAATTTCCCGGCCATCGATCGCCCCACAATCAGACTATTTTCGCTCATACAATAAAAAGTCTCCTGTTTCCACCCGAGTATCACCAGAACAAAGTAACAAATACAAAACAATGGTGACAAAAGAGTCTATAATAAGTGATctggaaaaggaaaatgttGGCCCAGAATTCGGCGAGTTTCTAAATTCACTCCAAACCGATCTGAACTCCGAGAAACCTTTAATTGAGCAAGTCAAGTCTCAACTGGAAACTCATTTCAACTTGGGACCCGAAACCCAGGAGTTCTCCAGGAAAAACGACAATGCTCCCGTTGACCAACTGCTGACAAACTACTATAACAACTATGAGGTCAACGTGCTGGAATTTGTGCTTCAAATGGGGTTCTGTAAAGATCTGAGTATCCCCCTGAATGTATGGTTCGTACTGGATATGATCTCGCAATTGAGTACCTCCAAACAGGACTTGCCCTTGGACTATTATTTAGTCTTGAACAATAGTCACACCGGAAAGTATAGTGACTTTGTACGTTACCTTATCTATGAGGCTGTAGGGGCAGAGATTCATTGTTTTGAACAAGGCGATATGCCCCAACAATACCGTTCCTCTCGCTGGGAGGACAAAGTTAAGGGCCCAGCTCTCGCCAATAGGGGACCTATTAGAGGTAATGTTGGGGCTGGTGATAGAAAAATCACGTTTCATCTGTTGTGCAAGAAGACTGCCAGGATGATTTTGGTTGGGGATGACCGTGAAAcagactttgaaatgtcTGACAGGTCTTTTGTAACTCTATTGCTAGATTATTATCAGCGAGTCGGTACCACCAAAAAAATCGACCTGTTATTGTTGACCAATAACTATGACACCAACATGAACAACAAATTGCAACAGCTCAAAATTCTAGAGTCTCTGAACATGCTCAAGTCTAACTGCTATGTATTAGACTATCAGATCACTGCGGACCAAGTTACTGCAAACTTTAACTCATACGTTGAGGGTATTCCAGCATTTAGAAGACATGAGATTGCCAATTTTCTGAAGAAGCGGAGAACACCAAAGAATGCCGACGAGCTCATTTTCAAGTACGTTGGTCGTTGGAATATCTGTTATCAGaaaaagtttcatcaaGGCAACATCTCCATCCATCAAATTTCTGGTTATCTTGATTGATAACAAATAAGTAGTGTACCCACCTAGGCTTACTATGtagttttttgaaatttagGGTAGATCTTAACCATGTACAGAGAGTTTCGTCTTCCGAATGCAACTAGAGGACTGCATTTTGCCGGAGATGACAAGTCCAAGCCTTTAATTCTTTTCATACCGGGAAATCCGGGGCTCATTGACTATTATCACGAGTTCTTGAAACGTTTAAGCCTGGCGGGATATGAAGTGTGTGGGACGGATCATCTTGGATATCATGAATCAGATTCCAAGATTTACactcttgaagaacagaTTCAGCAAAAATTAGAGCTTCTGAAGGTCTTGAGCCTTGAAAGGAAGGGTTATTCCACACGGAAACTGATCCTGATTGGTCATTCAATGGGTTGTTGGTTACTACAAAGAATTTACATTGCAGTGATTCAAGATGAGACGTTATCCCAAAGTTACCAAGTGGTCTTTAACGGACTTTTGACTCCCACAATAAATGATATCGGTTTGTCCAGAAAAGGGGTCCCCTTTACATGGGCGTATCAGAAGTCATTGATTCCATCAGCAGTGTGGGTACATGGGCACTTTGGGAGGGTGATGTCATGGTCTGGATTGTCTCGATACCTTAACCCATTAGTTCATAATGTCGTTTCATGGGTTCTGAAGACTGAAGACTCTCATTGCATTGATAGCACAATTGATTTAACCACAAATAACCAGGTTTTGAACCAGACGTTGTCTATGGCGTACGAAGAAATGCAACGAATCGACAGCGACTACGAGATCAACACCACATTTCTCAACACATGTCAAGATAAAGGGACAACTTGTTGGTTGTTTcatgttgaaaatgatcCTTGGTGTAGCTCATTAACACGGGATCAACTCACTGAATTTTGCAAACAATTCAACTTTATCAGTATAGACATTTTACCTGATTGTGCACATAGTTTCACATTGAACCCGAACCACAGAAAAGAGGTGCTGTCGATGTTACAGAAACAGTTGGATCAATTGAGCTGTTAGAAAAGCACAATTCATTTAGGAAATCACATGGTATCACCTTGTACCAGTTGTTAGCTAATGGATTTCAAGCAACACGCACCCTTCCAGCCGAAATAGTTGCCGGGGCCGAAGTTTTCGCACCATTACCTTCTAAAACCTCCTTTCTCACCTTCTAATCCCCAACCTCCCCACGAACTTATTCTGCGCTGACAAACCTTAGTAAGCAAGAAGCAAGCAAAGGCATTTTCAATGTTCAAACTCAATTCCAATATAATCTCTAAACAGCTACTTGTATCATCATCCAGAATGTATTCCAGTATCACAGCTCGAGCTCTCGTCTATGACACTTACGGAGAACCGAAAGATGTCATCAATGTCCATAAATACGAGGTACATGCTCCACAGGGAAACGAAATTGTGCTTCAAACGCTAGCAGCTCCGATTAACCCCTCTGATATCAACCAAGTCCAAGGGGTTTACCCTTCTCGACCTGAATTGACCACTGAATTGGGCACCGAGAAACCCAGTGCTGTGGGTGGAAACGAAGggcttttcaaaattgttgCTGTGGGAGACCAAGTGtcaaattttcagattGGAGACTGGTGCATTCCCAAGGGAGTGAACTACGGTACCTGGAGAACACATCTTTTAAGTACTCAGGATAAGTTCCAAAAGCTAGACAATTCTGCATTGACCAAGACTCAAGCTGCTACCATTGCTGTCAATCCTTGCACTGCCTATCAAATGTTGACAATGTATGCAGATCTGAAGAAAGGAGACTGGTTTATTCAAAACGGTGGTAATTCACAAGTCGGCCAATATGCCATTCAAATTGGTAAAGCTTTAGGATTGCAGTCGATTTCGATCGTAAGGGACCGTCCAGATATTGACGAACTTAAGCAACAATTGTACGATCTGGGCGCCACCAAAGTCATcactgaaaaagagaacGCTGCTAgagaatttggaaaaacaGTCAAAGAGTGGACGGGTGGTAAGCCAATCCGTTTAGGTCTTAATTGTGTTGGTGGTGAAAACTTGACTAACATGGCCCGTAAGCTGGGTCAGGATGCTGTATTATTGACCTACGGTGGAATGTCCATGAAACCTGTCACTTTGCCAACCACTCTgtttattttcaagaaccTTACGGCTAAGGGATTCTGGATCACGGAGAACGGTAAGGGAGATCctattttgaaggagaaaacAGTCGAGGCAGTATTGGACTTGTACTCGAAAGGGCTACTAAAAGAAGTTCCTGTTAACCAGTTCAAATTGGATCTTGAGTCTTTGACTGACGAGAAGTACTTGGAAACTTTCCACAGTGCACTACAGAGCCATGGTAAGAGTCTTATTGTATACGAGTGATTGTAGTTAATCGCGACAGAAATGTACTTAGTCAGCTATCAATTTAGAACCCagattttttctcttaAGTAATCCCTTGCTTTCGTGTGATTCAATGTCGCAAGCCTCCAGAGCCTTGAAGGCTTATAGAAACGCCTTGAGAGCGACATCGGTTGCATTCAAGAATGATGTGGCCACACTCGACGCTGCCCGCAACGAAATTCGTACTCATATGAAAAGTCAGGAAGACCCAAAGGGCACCAACCGTTCCATCGATGAAAGACTAAAGTTATTGGACGAAGTCACAGTTTTTCTCCGACACAACATTGTACAAGGTCGCAAGGTGGACGAGGGCAAGTATCGGCTGAATATTCACAAGGATACGGAATTGGGTGACAATGATGACattaaaaagaaaaaggatgGTCTTTCAAATGGAGGATTCACTGGATGTTGTGGAGGCAGCGGAGCTAAAACAACATGAGTTGAAGGAGTTTAGTCCTAAAAGCTGGGCTATTTAGGTTTTGGGAGTTGACCGTGTTGTATATAGGTCATTTATGACAGTTCATAGGTCTTGACAATTATAAATTATAAACTTTTAATTATAATATAATAATTCAAACAgtatttttctttaacATAAGTTATTTGCGAATTACTCATCCTAATTCATTTTCTTATGAGTAGGGATATCGTTATTTCAAAGGCATTGTCATGGCTATTACGTCATGGGGCACAATCAGAGAAGCTAACTATTGATAAAGATGGGTTTGTCCCCTTAGAAGAAGTGCTCAACCACAGACGAATTAAGGGTACCCGGGCGTCCTTCGAAGACGTCCAAAGAATAGTGGATAACAACGATAAGAAGAGATTTACTTTACAGAAAAGAGACGATAGGTGGTTCATTTGCGCCAATCAAGGGCATTCAATTGCGAATGTCAACGGTCATGATTTAAAACTTCTCTCTACTAGGGAAGATCTACCTAAAGAAATAATTCATGGAACTTACCTAAGCAAGATTCCTCAAATCATTGCATCTGGAGGTTTATCCAAAATGACCAGAAATCATGTTCATTTTGCTTCAGGGCTGCCCAAAGTCGACTCTGACGTAATTTCTGGAATGAGAAATGGATGCAGTGCACTGATCTACTTGgatattgacaaaattttGGGGCAGCAAGAGATCAAATTTTACATCAGTAAAAACAAAGTCATATTATCTCCAGGGAACAAGGACGGCATTGTGCCAACATCCTTATTCCTCAAAGTAGTGAAACGTAGTGACAACTCACCTATCGCGATATGATTGCATCATTCAACGGGTTCGCTTTTCCATTCAAGCAGACATGCCAGATCCCTTACTGGTGCTGCGGATTGCAAAAATGAATGCTTTAACAGTTCATCAGTAGTCGCTCTGTACCGGACATCCACACATAGACAAATGctcaaaaactttttcaagtaaaTAGATACACCGGATGAATTTTTGAGCTTTGGTGTTCCATTTGTAGCAATTAAATACAGAGCTTTTAATGGTTCTTCATTCATATATGGTGGTTCTCCTTCGATCATTTCAATGGCCATAATACCCAATGACCATACATCCACCTTCTCATCGTACTCCTTTTGTTTCACCACCTCAGGAGCCATCCAATATGGTGTACCAACCATGGTCGCTCTCTTGGTCTTTTGATCAGTTAATTTGGCACAAAATCCAAAGTCAGTCAATTTCACATTGCCCTGGCTGTCCAGCAGCACATTATCTGACTTTATATCCCTATGAATAATATGCTTTCGGTGTAAGAACTGCAACCCTTTCACAGTTTCCAAACAAATTGTGGCAATCTGagactctttcaaagaattgttATTCTCAATAATGTCTGTGAGTGAACCTCCTTCCATGTATTCCATGACTACCCACAACTCGTAAGAATTGCGCAAGTAtgcttccaaaaagttgacaatGTTCTTATGTCTAGAGTCCTTCATCACCAAGATCTCATTTACAATCAACTCTTTACGGGCTTGCTTTTGTAAATCAATCTGCTTGATAGCCACGTTGGAGTTTGTTCTCTTGGATTTTGCTAAATAAACAGAACCACTAGCCCCTTGGCCAGCTTTCTCAATCATCTGGAAGTAAGGCACAGGATCCGTGTCATGAACAACAACGCTACGAAGCTTAGACATTATTTGTGCTTCCGTCATTGTAGAAATACGTTTCTCCGATTTTCGTAGAGGTGACAACTTCTGTGCCGTTACGGCTGCCGCCACTGACATTGGATTATTCGTTGGAGCTTTAGGCACCTGCTGAGTTTTTTGAGGCACATAGTGTTGTGGCTGCTGCGGTTTCTGAGTTCTGATATCATTTGAAGCAACAGGAGGCTTTGGTGCCTGTCTCTGGTGCTCAGCCTTCGGTGGGGAGACACGGCGAGCAACAGGTGAAATATGAAGGGGAGAAACACCTCCAGGGGAGACTCCAGGAGATGGAGAAGAGGCATATGGGTTGCTTTCCTGATAGTATCTTTGCTGTTCAAACGACAGTTTAGCCTTTGGCTTCTGCTGATAGTTCTCGTCTGTCCTCAGTTGAAGTTTTGGTTTAGGAGATACACCATTTGGTTGACCTGTTTTCTGGTCTGTGAATGGTGACCTGGTGGGAGGAGGAGGAGCTCTTCTTATGGGGACTaaattttcagattcttttCCTTTAGGTCTATATGGGAGAACCTTAGGGGGGATGTTTGAATCTGCTGGACTATGGGGATTTAATACAGGAAGGGGAACAACTGGGGGAGGAGTAGATGAGTTGAGATGCAGACCCGAGCTGGAGGGTGGTTTTGTCCATTTCAAGAGGTTTTCATTGAATATTTTGTCCTTTTCATCCTGAGTGTTTTGATCGCTAGTGATATCTGAGTAAAAATTAAGGACATCAATAACGGCGCTGGGATTCTCGTTCCAGTCCTCATTAGTGATATGAGAGTGTTCCAACAGGCTTTTCCACTCG containing:
- a CDS encoding tRNA 2'-phosphotransferase, which codes for MSRDIVISKALSWLLRHGAQSEKLTIDKDGFVPLEEVLNHRRIKGTRASFEDVQRIVDNNDKKRFTLQKRDDRWFICANQGHSIANVNGHDLKLLSTREDLPKEIIHGTYLSKIPQIIASGGLSKMTRNHVHFASGLPKVDSDVISGMRNGCSALIYLDIDKILGQQEIKFYISKNKVILSPGNKDGIVPTSLFLKVVKRSDNSPIAI
- a CDS encoding 2-enoyl thioester reductase, member of the medium chain dehydrogenase/reductase family, which produces MFKLNSNIISKQLLVSSSRMYSSITARALVYDTYGEPKDVINVHKYEVHAPQGNEIVLQTLAAPINPSDINQVQGVYPSRPELTTELGTEKPSAVGGNEGLFKIVAVGDQVSNFQIGDWCIPKGVNYGTWRTHLLSTQDKFQKLDNSALTKTQAATIAVNPCTAYQMLTMYADLKKGDWFIQNGGNSQVGQYAIQIGKALGLQSISIVRDRPDIDELKQQLYDLGATKVITEKENAAREFGKTVKEWTGGKPIRLGLNCVGGENLTNMARKLGQDAVLLTYGGMSMKPVTLPTTLFIFKNLTAKGFWITENGKGDPILKEKTVEAVLDLYSKGLLKEVPVNQFKLDLESLTDEKYLETFHSALQSHGKSLIVYE
- a CDS encoding Member of the PAK family of serine/threonine protein kinases with similarity to Ste20p and Cla4p encodes the protein MSFSATEYFPSDAFSNPGRAPPAPAQDYHAHLKSGSNSSEGSANSNYPYYHTKIDLKRRQTWVNIKEGDSLMSFRWSKRLMFLGESSLDFYKSENKRQDELSYSIPYLNVANLVRNQIRSHCFEISNSNDKHLYVSFKTDQELYDWIDVIMAKCPINSGGGTPVSKPTNFTHKTHVGFDPTSGKYTGLPNEWKSLLEHSHITNEDWNENPSAVIDVLNFYSDITSDQNTQDEKDKIFNENLLKWTKPPSSSGLHLNSSTPPPVVPLPVLNPHSPADSNIPPKVLPYRPKGKESENLVPIRRAPPPPTRSPFTDQKTGQPNGVSPKPKLQLRTDENYQQKPKAKLSFEQQRYYQESNPYASSPSPGVSPGGVSPLHISPVARRVSPPKAEHQRQAPKPPVASNDIRTQKPQQPQHYVPQKTQQVPKAPTNNPMSVAAAVTAQKLSPLRKSEKRISTMTEAQIMSKLRSVVVHDTDPVPYFQMIEKAGQGASGSVYLAKSKRTNSNVAIKQIDLQKQARKELIVNEILVMKDSRHKNIVNFLEAYLRNSYELWVVMEYMEGGSLTDIIENNNSLKESQIATICLETVKGLQFLHRKHIIHRDIKSDNVLLDSQGNVKLTDFGFCAKLTDQKTKRATMVGTPYWMAPEVVKQKEYDEKVDVWSLGIMAIEMIEGEPPYMNEEPLKALYLIATNGTPKLKNSSGVSIYLKKFLSICLCVDVRYRATTDELLKHSFLQSAAPVRDLACLLEWKSEPVE